The following DNA comes from Miscanthus floridulus cultivar M001 chromosome 5, ASM1932011v1, whole genome shotgun sequence.
aggggaagcagctcctcctcaaggtccatgctaggatctacggacatcacgcTGTCTcgaggtcgctggtcagaaaagcctttcgctaaggtttttactagcccacaacgctacgagatgcagaggaggtcgtccgcaggtgtgaaggatgccaattctatgctcgacaaactcatttgccggtgcaggagcttcaaaccatcccaatcacctggccattcgcggtctggggccttgacatggtaggacccctcaaaaagggcccgagcGGCTTCACTCATGGCTTCACTCATCTACTCATagtagtcgacaagttcaccaagtgaatagaggccaagcccatcaccaacatctgctcggaaaaggcggtcaaattcttccttgataTCATCTACTGGTTCGGCGTccctaactgcatcatcactaaccaggggactaacttcaccgggaagaagttcctggacttcagtgatggatatggcatcagaatcgactaggcctcggttggacacccacgtactaataGATAGGTCGGGCGTGCTAATGGCAtgatcctccaaggacttaaagccatgcatcttcaaccgactcaacaagtacaccgagcgatgggttgtagaggtcccagcgatcctctggagcttgAGAATGACTTTaaactgatccacagggttcacatccttcttcctagcctacggagctgaagtagtgctgccctccgacctcgaccatggcgccccaagagtgaaggcttttgaccgtGACCGAGCtacggaggctcaacaagacacagtcgacctgctcgaggaggcccgcgagacgaccgtcatccactccgctctctaccaacaaactctccacaggtgccatgaaaggaagatcagggggaggatcctcaaagTCGATGATCTCGtcctccggaggacccaatcaatgaaggaaaacacactctctccaccatgggaaggaccctatatagtaaccgaagtgatctgaccgggcacctaccgactggaggacgacaatggcaacgttctcaccaacacttaaaacattgaacagctacgttatttttcccctaaatttggtcttactgctttttagtcaacacttgctcctgtaaagcaccctagcccgaacaTTTTCAGctcgggtcactcgggggctccatgagggacaatactaaatactacctctcttttttactatcacacggtttacctgaacaaaagggcattccattccttttattaccctacgtgactttgttcttactcccaactgaACGCACCCTGCCacaacctacggttacgagcagccgagccccatgggctatgcctaggttcttaaaagttgcagcctatggaacaaacgggcaggtgcaaaaaagaaaggataaaaacaaagctacgctaggataaaaaacaagaaacggatagtgattctatcacaaaaacagaacagatatattcattgatacaaaaaaattgttcacacgggggctcccccatgaacttagcGATTACATTTATTGACTAcctctactccaaatactactgtggctGCTCGGCGGCATCAGCTGATACCCAAGGAGAAGCCACGACACATAtcgccggacataaccaccgccgCAAGGGCCTGTcaggttccgctccctcgacttcgacgagcgcaacgggtacctcaaggactCCGCCCGGTTTTGCTCCCTCGACTTCAGCGagcgcaacaggtacctcaagggcgtcgcacccatagatgcttagtagaagagcatggagctcctgaccttctcatgtagtcgaaGTAGCTCCTAGGCAGGGATGCTACCCGCCGAGGTAtggccaccgtggctggaggatatctcatcaaactttatgaactggccaacctgagcagctacaggcatggaaccctccaccagcacgatCCTGGGCAACTTTCCCTCCGACAGAGCTCGCCTGGTGAAGATCCACCGGAAAAGAGTCCACGCACGGCTCTATCCCGAAAAAAGCCTCACAGACGaatccagtgcgccacctccttcggccgAAGCCGtcccttctcaggcaaagacaGCTAGcactgttgaaaggtcctaatatggctagaggggggttaatagcctatttaaaatataccaatcaactagagcaatttgattagtataacaaatagcgaaatgcaaacttgctctagctctacaaaggttgtaagccacctatccaataattctagttgctatgatctctagacacaccatttgttatgtcactactcactaagagctctcacacttgctacactaaagagctccactagatgaacttaaaacaacaaagcaagctcttaattctaattacactaaagagcttgctacaactagtttgtaagaatataaataagtgagtagggtgattataccgcagtgtagaggagtgaaccaatcacaagatgaacactaaatcaatcactgggagaataccaaagggcaagagacaaccaatttttctcctgaggttcacgtgcttgctgaaacgaaacttcccccgctggcaacacgaaccccccagacgattctgctcgaatcgcccgggggctcgggggctacacccgcgggtgcgctcgcgcacacccaccgtcaagacaaaaatcctccagacgattctacccgaatcgcccaggggctcgggggctcctgtcgggttcataaatctagggtccctcacggaccggcttcccaacaaaggctcggcccggCAGGCAACGTTGGGGTCACAAACAAAGTTAGGGTCACGGATTggctttccaacaaaggctcaggggctcctgtcaggttcataaacctggggtcacTGCACCAAGTGCACAATTTGCTAAGTCCTAAAGATTTGCAGTCGGAAAGCACTTGGCCTTCCTATCGAGGAGCCTAGGCGATATGACATAGATGAGACAGAGGTCTATGGGAAGGATTATTATGACCCGAAAAAGCCAATGTACCGCTATGACTACCGGGGAGAACCCAAGAACACCGAGAAGACTAAGCTGGAGCGGGACGTGGAGCGCCACAACCAACAGGTGGTCGGCGACGCGAAGAAATGGTGCGAGATGTCGTATGATGACTATGTCCGCAAGAAGCTGCGGTTGGAAGCAGCTGAGGCGAGGGAAAGGCAGAGGAAGGCGTCCGAGCCACAGGaggacgaggagtacgatgaTGGCATGGACCTGGACTTGAAGAAGATGACCAATCCTCACGCCCCGCATAACTGGTTTTACATCACGAAATGAAAGGTTAGGCTCGCCACGGGGGGATGTAGTTGTTGGTTGTGCAAGAGATGTGAATGTATATTTTGGTAGCATTAGGTTGCTGGCTTGATTGGCTTGGGTGTTGGGTCGGCTCTGGTTGCAGCCAAAAGGCCATGTAGCCACTATGTAGCCCTATAGTAGAAACCGGAGATCATGCCTGTTTGCCTGGTCGCCTGTTCAAAGTTGTGATTTGACAATTTTGACCGTGATGTTCCTCTGATGAATGGCAATTTCCACTGGTAGACGTTTAAAGCAATATTTCAGTCAGCTTGTCTAAGTGAAAACACACATAACTGAACGATTTTTGGATGGTTTGCAACTTGAGCTCATGTTAACTGGGACTGGATCTATGGGCGTGTGTTGAACAGAGAGCATAAAACGGGGTCTAACGTTCTACTTGTCGACCTAACCATGCACTCGAAAGTCGAACCCCATTCCGGCTGTGCGACTTGATCAAACGCCGGGCGGGCGAGCTACGCTCTCACGTCGCGATTAGGATATCAATTCGTCAGGTTTATGCGTGAAGCTTTGTGCAAGTACTATCATGAACGTTGCGTGGCAGCAAATGTCTTGTCCGCGCAAGATTATTGGCCCCGAGCACCACGTCCCTGTCTATTCCTCCCCTATGCACCTACTGTATCCAATCCACATGCTAGATTGACAGTTGCGCTGTGTTGTTTCGCATGCATGAATCAGGATCTGgtggcatctaaatgggcaattCAGAGATACTCCTACTCCGGAACTTTTTTCTTTTGAGATCTCAAGGTTTCCAATCTGCAACATGCCTGCTAGCCGCCAAAGCAGTGTCACCGTCTTGGCACCGTAAGCCAAGGCCCAAGGGTCCCGTTGCTTCTTGTTGTTTTCGCAATCACGCAAAGCGGAGGGACGTGACAGCCCGGCCGGATCTACCGGCCAGAATAAACTTACAGTACGCTAAAACAATTTGGACCAATGGCAGAAGCTTACCACGGTCCACGGCAGCTAGCTCTTCCTGCATCGCTCCGTGCCTCCGTGGGCGCAAGTCCACCGATCGGCATATTCGCCAGCAGGCTTCCGTTTTGATGCCTCCCTCCCCCTTCCACTCCAATCAGCAGCTGAGCTCTCCCCCGCGCCGGCACACCCAAATAAATCCGAGGAGTATCTGCCTGGCTAGTTGCTGCTCCTTCCTTCCCTCCAAGAGCAGAGCAGCAAACAAATCCGGGGCATCCTGCAATAGTAGCATACGGCAGCGGGCTGCCGTCGCCATTGGTGCGGTGCGTGCGTGCGAGCCCGAGCCGTGCGACGCAGCGCGGGCAGGGACCAGGGAGAGAGAGACGAGAAGGAAGCGAAGCGAAGGAGGAGCTTTTTAGCGAGCGCGGCCGCGGATTGCGGAGGCTGTATATATAGTCGGAGGGCGCGCGCTCCGGTCCGGTAACGTGACGTGCTGCAGGGgcggggggtggggggtggggcaGGCAGGCAGGATTAGGCAGGGCAGCGCCGCGCCCCGCCCGTCCAAGAGCCAGGGACTTTCGTTCGGCCATGGGGGACGGTGGTGCTGACGacgcctcctcgccgccgccgcccgggggCTTCTCCTACCTCGCCGTCTTCCACAACTACCCCCTCGTCGCCGCCCTGCTCGGGTTCGCCATCGCGCAGTCCATCAAGTTCTTCGTCACATGGTACGCCTCGCTCCTCGCCCGTGCCCCGATTCCCTTCTCCTCTTTTCCTGCCTTCACCCGCCTCGCGTCCTGTCCGTTGTGTTTGGGTCTGGGATCGGGCGCGAGCGTGGTCGGATCCGCCTGCGGTTCCGTCGGTCAAAGCTGCCTCTTTACATTGTTCGACTGTTCCGTTTCCTGGACATCCGAAACGAGCTTAAGAATTTGTTCCTCACAGCTAGAGGAATGAATGATACACTGGGAATGTAATAGCATCCTATATGGTGGATTTGCTTCCATTTCTCgctggttttgatgaattgagcTGGAAGCAAATAGAATTGGCCTTGATCTGGTCAATCTAGGGAAGAATTGTGGGCCACTGTATTTTTTTATGAGGTGTCCTTTGGACTGGAATGCATTGATCATTGATGGAGTGCAGTTTGCTGGTTATTTACACCACAATTGATCAATGATGGAGTGCAGTTTGCTGGTTATTTACACCACATTTGATCAATTGATCTGTCCTGGCAACAGTATGATCTTTGGCTGTGGAATTCATCTGATTTCTGGATAGATGGTCAAGGAACTCTTGCAACAGTGAAGCCAGGCATGGTGATGAACACAGGGGGTCCTATTTTGTTTGTCTTATAATAGCGCAGACAGGCTTAGGATCCCAATGGGATCTTTATTTTGGCAAAAGAATGATTATGTATCAAGGTCTCTTGCTTATTTTCTCATTTTTTCCCCACAGTTTTGATGTAGATAGATACATCAGCATAAACTTTATGGAAGATCAGCAATAAATTTGTGGTTCAAGTCTGAACAGGTGTTTATACAGTTTCCCATGCTGCAGTAAGTTTGATTTGTTCTTGTTTTCAAACAAAGGTACAAGGAGAACAGATGGGATCCCAAGCAGCTTATCGGCTCCGGTGGCATGCCATCATCACATTCTGCCACGGTTACAGCACTAGCAGTAGCGATTGGATTCCAAGATGGCTTTAACTGCTCCCTCTTTGCAACAGCAACTATATTTGCAAGTGTGGTAGGTTATCAGTTCTCCATCCCAACCCATGTTTCTTCTGAAGAGGTTTTATTTACTTCTTGAATCTTGATTGAAGAAAAATTATCATTTATATTGTTGTTGCTTGGATGCAATTTTCAGTTTTGGGTTGGACGTTATTCTGTTGCATGTGGGCATATTGTGCACACGTTTATGCTGACTTCCTTTTGTTAATTCCAAATTTTGAGGTCTCACGAATTTACTTTTTGTGACTTGGCAGGTAATGTACGATGCTTCTGGTATCAGATTGCATGCTGGAAAGCAAGCAGAGGTATATAATAACTCTTTGCGTGCCATCTGTTGGTTCAATAGCCTTTCTATATTGTTACAACCTTGTGATAGCTCTCAATGTATTA
Coding sequences within:
- the LOC136450902 gene encoding uncharacterized protein isoform X2 → MGDGGADDASSPPPPGGFSYLAVFHNYPLVAALLGFAIAQSIKFFVTWYKENRWDPKQLIGSGGMPSSHSATVTALAVAIGFQDGFNCSLFATATIFASVVMYDASGIRLHAGKQAEVIAGALLGCTIATAGQLFV
- the LOC136450902 gene encoding uncharacterized protein isoform X1; the encoded protein is MGDGGADDASSPPPPGGFSYLAVFHNYPLVAALLGFAIAQSIKFFVTWYKENRWDPKQLIGSGGMPSSHSATVTALAVAIGFQDGFNCSLFATATIFASVVMYDASGIRLHAGKQAEVLNQIVCELPSEHPLSETIPLREHLGHTPTQVIAGALLGCTIATAGQLFV